GGGCCGGACGTGGTCAAGGCCGTCACCGGCGAGGAGATCAGCCAGAACGGCCTCGGCGGCGCCGACGTGCACGCCGAGACCTCCGGCGTCTGCCACTTCGCGTACGACGACGAGGAGACCTGCATCGCGGAGGTCCGCTACCTCCTCTCGCTGCTCCCGCAGAACAACCGCGAGAACCCGCCGCGCGCCGAGTCCAGCGACCCGGCCGACCGTCGCGGCGACGTCCTGCTCGACCTGGTCCCGGCGGACGGCAACCGTCCGTACGACATGACCAAGGTCATCGAGGAGATCGTCGACGACGGCGAGTACGTGGAGATCCACGAGCGCTGGGCCCGCAACATCATCTGCGCGATGGCCCGGCTCGACGGCCAGGTCGTCGGCATCGTGGCCAACCAGCCGCAGGCCCTCGCCGGTGTCCTGGACATCGAGGCGTCGGAAAAAGCTGCGCGCTTTGTCCAGATGTGTGACGCTTTCAATATCCCGATCGTCACCTTCCTGGACGTCCCCGGATTCCTCCCGGGCGTCGACCAGGAGCACGGCGGAATCATCCGGCACGGAGCGAAGCTGCTCTACGCCTACTGCAACGCGACCGTGCCGCGGATCTCCCTGATCCTGCGCAAGGCCTACGGAGGTGCCTACATCGTCATGGACAGCCAGTCCATCGGCGCCGACCTCACCTACGCCTGGCCGACGAACGAGATCGCCGTGATGGGCGCCGAAGGTGCCGCCAACGTCATCTTCCGGCGTCAGATCGCCGAGGCCGAGGACCCCGAGGCCATGCGGGCCCGCATGGTCAAGGAGTACAAGTCCGAGCTGATGCACCCGTACTACGCGGCGGAACGCGGCCTGGTCGACGACGTCATCGACCCCGCCGAGACCCGCGAGGTACTCATCAAGTCGCTGGCCATGCTCCAGTCGAAGCACGCGGACCTGCCCTCGCGCAAGCACGGCAACCCCCCGCAGTAACCCGGCAGATCCAACGGGTAACCCACTGGATCCCCTGCGGAAACCTCATCCACGGAGACTTGCACCCATGAACGCTCCCGACATCCGCGTCGAGAAGGGCCACGCCGAGCCCGAGGAAGTCGCCGCCATCACGGCGATCCTCCTGGCCCGCGCGGCTGCCCAGTCGTCCCCCGTCGAGACCCACCGAGGCCGCCCCAAGGCCGGCTGGCGCCGCCTGGAGCGCGAGGGCGGCTTCCGCGCCCCGCACAGCTGGCACTGAACCCGTACGACGCGGAGAAGGGCCCCTCCACCCGGAGGGGCCCTTCTCTGTCGGTCGGCATTCCGGTCGGTCGGCACCCCGCCCGCCGCCCGGCAGCACCGCGCAACGGCGAAGGCCCCCTCCGGGTGGAGGGGGCCTTTCGGCTGTCTGCGGCCGGTGCTACCGGAGCCGGGCCATCAGCGCGTGCTCCACGAGCGTGATCAGCGCCGACTTGGCGTCCGCGCGGTGGCGGGCGTCGGTCGTGATGATCGGAGTGTCGGGGCCGATCTGAAGGGCCTCGCGGACCTCGTCCGGCTGGTACGGCTGCGAGCCGTCGAAGCCGTTGAGGGCGACGACGAACGGCAGGCCGCTGTTCTCGAAGTAGTCGACCGCAGGGAAGCAGTCGGCGAGACGGCGGGTGTCCACGAGCACGATCGCGCCGATCGCGCCGCGCACCAGGTCGTCCCACATGAACCAGAACCGGTCCTGACCCGGCGTACCGAAGAGGTACAGGATCAGGTCCTGGTCCAGGGTGATACGGCCGAAGTCCATGGCGACCGTGGTGGTCGTCTTGTCCCCCGTGTGGGTGAGGTCGTCGATCCCCGCCGACGCGGACGTCATGACGGCCTCGGTGCGCAGCGGATTGATCTCCGAAACAGCCCCGACGAACGTGGTCTTGCCCACGCCGAAGCCGCCCGCCACCACGATCTTCGCGGAAGTGGTGGAGCGGGACGGACCCCCGCTAGAGCTTGCGAAGTCCACTGAGCACCCTTTCGAGCAGTGTCACGTCTGGCTGGCCGCCGGCGCTCTCGTCGCCGCCGGGCTGATGGATGGCGACCAGTCCCGCCTCCGCCAAGTCGGCGACGAGGATCCTGGCCACGCCGAGAGGGATGGTCAGCAGTGCCGAGATCTCGGCGACCGACTTGATCTCTCGGCAGAGGTTGCAGATCCGCTGATGCTCGGGCAGTTGGCCCTGCATCTGGTGCGGCTGCGCAGTGGTGTGCACCAGCGCCTCGATGGCGAGCTGGTAACGCGGGCGGGTCCGGCCACCGGTCATGGCGTACGGACGCACCAGCGGGTTGTTCGACGCCCCCGCGGGCGCCGGCTCCGGGGTGCGGCGGTGCGGCTGTACGGGCTGGATGCGCGGGGCCGACGGCTGGTCGTACGGTGACGGCCCGGGACCCTGCGGACCCTGGGGCGTGTACGGCCGCTGCTGGCTGGGCGCGGAGGGGAAGTTGTAACGGTTCGGGTTCTGGGAACCGTCGCCCTGGCCCTGGGCAGGGCCGTACGACCAGTTGCCCGAATTCGATCCGCCTGGGGGTGTTGCCACTCTCTCTCCTCCTCCGATGTGCCTGGCACCCATCACGTGGAAGCCGCGTCCCGAAACCCTACGGCCTCGGGACGCCAATACGCACCGTTCGTTTGTTAGTTGAGAAGGCTCCCTTGGAGCTCCGCACGAAGGTCAGGGGTCAGGACCGAACCCGCTCGGTCCACCAGAAGGGCCATCTCGTACCCAATGAGGCCGATGTCCGCCTCGGGATGCGCAAGAACCGCGAGCGAGGAACCGTCGGAGATGGACATGAGGAAGAGGAATCCCCGCTCCATCTCCACAACCGTCTGGTTCACGCTGCCTCCCTCGAAGATCCGGGAGGCGCCTGCCGTCAGGGACGTCAGACCGGAGGCCACGGCCGCGAGCTGGTCGGCCCGGTCGCGGGGGAAGCCTTCGGACATCGCCAGAAGGAGTCCGTCGGCGGAGACCACCACCGTGTGGGACACCCCCGGGGTGTTGTCCACGAAGTTGGTGATCACCCAGTTCAGGTTCTGTGCCGCCTGGCTCATCGGGCTCACACTAACGCTCCTGGTTGTAGGTGCTGTCAGGACCGAGGCCCTGGCCGTTCGTTTCACTGCTGCCTGCGTTGCGTCCGCGCTGGACGCCCCGACGCAGGTTGCTCAACCTGCCTCGGACGTCCTCCGGGGCGCGGGAGACCTGAGGGCCTCCCTGGGGGGTGGTCTCGGCGGCGCCCTCGATCAGATTGGCCTTGGGCACCCGCCGCGGCAGGCCGGAGGAGGTGACCCCACCCGCCTTGGGCTTCTTCAGAGCGGAGGCCTGCTGCCAGCGCTCGTCGTTGGCCGAGCGCCAGGAGTCGCCGCCGCCGTTGCTCTCCGCGGGGGAGGCCGCCGGCTCCTGCTTCGCGGGCCGGGCGCCGTTCGCACCGCTTGCGGCGGAGCCGCGGCGGGGGAGACCGGCGTCGGTCAGCGCGTGGGAGGCGGAGGAGGTCGGTCCCGGACGGTCGAAGCCTACGCGGTTCTGCTCACCCGCGTCAGCGGCCTGCGCGGATTCCGCTTCCGGAGCGTACTGGTCCTGGTAGCCGTTCTGGTAACCGTTGGTGTGGCCGTTCTGCTGGGGCCAGTCGTCCTGGTAGGACTGCTGCTCCTGGTACGGCTGGAAGCCCTCGGACGCGGCGGCGGGGGCCGCCGTCCGCTCCTCCCGGCCGGGCTCCGCATACGCGGGGTCCGGGTAACCGCCGTTCGACGCGAATCCGTCGTTCTGCGGAAGGCCGCCGTTGCCGGAGAACGACTCGCCCTGCGGCATGCCACCGTTCGGCGCGAAGTACTGGTCGTCGTACGCCGGGCGCTGCTGCTCCTCGTACGACGTCTGCTGGTCGAACGCGGCGGGCTGCTCGGCGTACCCGGTCGCACTGTTGTCGTAGCCGGCCCCGGCACCCTGCTGGGCGGGGTCGTAGCCGTTCTGCCCGGCGTCGTACGACTGCTGCTGACGGGGTGCGTCGAAGCCCTCGGCGGACTGCTGCCCGGTCGGCTGACCCGGCTGGCCCGACTGGGTCTCCAGGGCCGCACGGCGTTCCTCGCGCATCAGCGAGCGGCCCACCGGGTCCAGGTCACGGATGTCGTCGGGGACCTCGTACTGGCTGTCGTCGAAGCCGAGCTCCGCGGCGGTGCGCATCGGCAGACCGTTGTTGAAGTCCTCGCCGCCACCGCCGTAGTTCTGCTCCGGGATGATCTGCGAGACGGTGAACTCGTCGCGCGGCTGCTGCTGTTCGCCGCCACCACCGTGGGTGATGGCGTCCGGCAGCATGACCAGCGAGGTGGTGCCGGCCTGCTCGCCCGAGGGGCGCAGCTGGACGCGGATACCGTGCCGGTCGGACAGCCGGCCGACCACGAACAGGCCCATGCGCTGCGAGATCGCGGCGTCCACCGTCGGCGGGTTGGCCAGCTTGTGGTTGATGTCCGCGAAGTCCTCGGCGGTGAGGCCGATGCCCTTGTCGTGGATCTCGATCATCACGCGGCCGTCGGGAAGACGGGTCGCGGTGACCCGGACCTTGGTCTGCGGGGAGGAGAACGTCGTCGCGTTCTCCAGAAGCTCGGCGAGCAGGTGCACGAGGTCGGTCACGGCGCGGCCGTGGATCTCGGCCTCCGGGACGCCCGACAGCTCGATGCGCTCGTACTGCTCCACCTCGGAGGAGGCGGCGCGCAGCACGTCGACCAGCGGGACCGGCTGGTCCCAGCGGCGGCCGGGCTCCTCGCCGGCGAGGACCAGGAGGTTCTCGCCGTTGCGGCGCATACGGGTGGCGAGGTGGTCCAGGCGGAAGAGGTTCTCCAGCTGGTCCGGGTCGGCCTCGTTGTTCTCCAGCTCGGTGATCAGGGTCAGCTGGCCCTCGATCAGGGACTGGTTGCGGCGCGAGAGGTTGGTGAAGATCGCGTTGATGTTGCCCCGGAGCAGAGCCTGCTCGGCGGCCAGTCGGACGGCCTCGCGGTGGACCTGGTCGAAGGCGCGGGCGACTTCGCCGATCTCGTCCCTGGTGTTGATGGGGATCGGCTGGACGCGGGTGTCCACCCGGCCCGGGTCGGTGCGTGAGAGCTGGTCGACCAGCATCGGCAGCCGCTGCTCGGCGATGCCGAAGGCGGCGTTGCGCAGCTGGCGCATGGCCTGGCTCATCTGGCGGGCCATGAGACTGGCGACGATGAACGCGGCGAGCAGGGCGATGATGACGATGGCGCCGTTGATGATGGCGTCGCGCTGCGCGTCGGAGGCGATCTCACCGGCGTCGGTGACCGCCCGGTCGATGAGTTCGCTCTCGACCTGGCTGTAGCCCTCGAACTTCAGCGTCGCGGCCGTCATCCAGGCCTTGGCGGTGACGCCCTGCTCGGCGAGCTTCGACGGAGACTGACCGCTGGCGATCGCCTGGATCATCTTGTCCATGGTCGGCGGCGCGGTGAAGTCCTCACCCGCGGCGTCGGCCTTGGCCTTCGCGTCGGCGGCCTGCTGCGCGCCCTCCTCGGTCTTCTCCTTCATGACCTCGGTGAGCCGCGCGGCGTCCTCGGTGGTGCCACCGGAGACGTACTCCTGCTGGGCGATGCCCTCGAGATAGGCGTACGAGGTGAAGGCGGTGAGCTGCTGGCGGAAGACCGTCTCGTCGGGGCTGGGCCGGACCAGCAGGTGCATGCCGATCGAGCGCTGGAGCGACTCGGCGCCCTTGGCCAGGGCGACCGCGTAGACGGTGCGGCCGTAGGCGGTGATGTTGCCGGTGCCGAGGCCGAGTTCGTTGGAGAACTCCATCAGCAGGTGCTCGACCGCGACGTAGCCCTCTTCGGTCTTCACCGGGTCCAGGGCCTTGGTGTAGGCGGCGGCGCGAATCTTCGTCAGAGTCGGCTCGGCCTCCTCCACCAGCTTCAGACGGCGCTTGAGGCCTTCCTTGTCCGGCATCCCGACGACCTCGTCGTGGAAGGCGGTGGCCTTCGCGTCGGTGGTGGCGCGGGCCGCCTTGACGTCGGAGTCGTCCTTCTTGGACTGGAGCAGCGGCTGGGCGCTGATGTCCCGCTCGTTGAGCAGGGCCTCGGCGTACTCGCCGGCGGCGGCCACGATCTTCGCCGTCTTCTCGGCGTCGCGGGCCTCCTGCCAGGTGTCGATCGAGTTCTTCACCTGGAAGCCGCCCATGACCAGGCCGACCACCACGGGTATGAGCAGGATCGCGTTCAGCCGGGTGGGCACCCGCCAGTTCCGCGGGGAGAGGCGGCCGCCGCTCTTCGCGGGTGCGGACGCCGGCTCCGAACCGGGCACAGGGGCGGGCGCCGCTCCGCGCGGCGGCGGGGTGAAGTTGCCCCGGGCCGCCGGCTCGGGACTTTGCTTGCTTCGCCTCACTCGACCAACAACCTCTCGGCGGTCGGCACCTTCGTCGTGCCGCAGTGTCTCAGAGCCCGGTCAGCCATCGACCATGAGTACGTCATTGACTATTGGGCAGTTCAGGCATTCCAGCACGACGACCAGCGCTCTTCCAAACATGGGAAAGCGCTGGTTCGATGTGATGTAAGCCCCAGATAAAACGGTCAAAAAGAACGAGCCCCGCCAAAAGGCGGGGCTTTCGTACGCGCAGTGAGACCAAGCGACCGCGACGCGTGTCGGTTCCTGTGGATTCCACTGCCGAAACGTTATGAACACCGGAGCCGACCGTGTCAAAGGCCACAGTCGGCTCCAGAGCGTCTACGACAACCGCCGTACGGCACCGGGTGCTTGAAAGTTACCGCAGTCGCGCCATCAGCGCGTGCTCGACCAGCGTGATCAGGGCGCTCTTGGCGTCCGAGCGGTGCCGGGCGTCCGTCGTGATGATCGGGGTGTCCGGTCCGATCTGGAGCGCCTCGCGCACCTCTTCCGGCTGGTACGGCTGCGAGCCGTCGAAGCCGTTGAGGGCGACGACGAACGGCAGGCCGCTGTTCTCGAAGTAGTCGACCGCAGGGAAGCAGTCGGCGAGACGGCGGGTGTCCACCAGGACGATCGCGCCGATCGCGCCGCGCACCAGGTCGTCCCACATGAACCAGAACCGGTCCTGACCCGGCGTACCGAACAGGTAGAGGATCAGGTCCTGGTCGAGCGTGATACGGCCGAAGTCCATGGCCACCGTGGTGGTGGTCTTGTCCCCGGTGTGGGTGAGGTCGTCGATGCCCGCGCTCGCGGACGTCATCACGGCCTCCGTGCGCAGCGGGTTGATCTCGGAGACGGCGCCCACGAACGTGGTCTTGCCCACGCCGAAGCCGCCCGCCACCACGATCTTCGCGGAGGTGGTGGCCCGCCCCCCGTCAGAGCTTGCGAAGTCCACTGAGCACCCTTTCGAGCAGCGTCACGTCCGGAGCGCCGCCGTTGTTCTCGTCGCCGCCCGGCTGGTGGATGGCCACCAGTCCGGCCTCGGCGAGGTCCGCGACCAGGATCCGCGCCACCCCCAGCGGCATGGCCAGGAGAGCCGAGACCTCCGCGACCGACTTCACCTCGCGGCACAGATGGCAGATGCGCTGGTGCTCCGGGAGCAGCCCCATGAGCGCTGCCGGGTCGGCCGTGGTGCTGATCAGTGCCTCGATGGCGAGCTGATAGCGCGGCCGCGTCCGACCGCCGGTCATCGCGTACGGACGCACCAGCGGCTGGTCGCCCTCATCCCCGTACGGCTCCGCGTACGGATCATGATGGGCGGTGGGCGGGGTCATGGATCCTCCGGGCGGGACAGCATTCGCGGTCAGTCGTGCCGTCCGTCGAGGCCGGTGGGGGGATTGTGTCGGCCGGACGGTGATTTCGTGAGGCGGGTAGTGCTGGGGCGGGTCAGTGGAGCAGACTGCCCTGGAGTTCGGCGCGCAGGTCGGGCGTGAGGACCGCGCCCGCGCGGTCGACGAGGAGAGTCATCTCGTAGCCGACGAGGCCGATGTCGCACTCGGGGTGTGCGAGAACGGCGAGCGACGAGCCGTCCGAGACGGACATGAGGAAGAGGAACCCTCGTTCCATCTCGACGACGGTCTGCGCGACGCTGCCGCCTTCGAAGATCCGGGAGGCGCCGGCCGTCAGCGAGGTCAGCCCCGACGCGACGGCCGCCAACTGGTCGGCACGGTCGCGTGGGAAGCCCTCGGACATCGCGAGCAGGAGCCCGTCGGCGGACACGACAACGGTGTGGGACACCCCAGGGGTGTTGTCCACGAAGTTGGTGATCAACCAGTTCAGGTTCTGTGCCGCCTGGCTCATCTGACTCAACTAACGCTCCTGCTGGTGAGTGGGGCTCGGGAAACTGCCGGTCTGACCGTTGCCGGCCTGACGACCCTGCGCGATGCCCCGACGGAGATTGGTCAGTCGGCCGCGTACGTCGTCAGGCGCACGCGAGACCTGCGGACCGGGTTGGTGCTGTTGCTGCTGAGCCGTGCCCGGGACGAGGTTCGCCCTGGGCACCCGGCGCGGCAGGCCGGATGTGGTGACGCCGCCCGCGGCCGGCTGCCTGACCCGCTCGGCCTGCCGGACGAGTTCGTCGTTCGGCGAGGTGCGCCAGGAGGCATTGGCGGCGGCGGGACGCTGGGGGGCAGCCGGAGCCTGCGGCTCCTGGTGCTGCTGTTGCTGCGGAGCCTGGGCCGCACCGCCCGCCTGCTGACCGTGGAACCAGTTGGTCTCCAGCGTGTCGTAGAGCGGGGTACGGCCGTCACCGGGACCCGCCGGCGGCAGTGCCTCCGGCTCGGGACGCCCGACCGGACGCTGGGGGCCGGTCGGCTGCGCCGGGGTGCCGTAGCCACCCGACTGCGGAGCGGCGAACTGGCCGGTGGACGAGGGGTCCTGGCGGCCGGGCAGTGAGTGCTGACCGGTCGAGGAGCCGTCGTAGCCGGGTGCGGCGAACTGGCCGGTGGAGCCGTTGTCGTACGCCTGCGGAGCGAACTGGTTCGGAGCCGCCGGGGTGTTCTGGCCGCCCGGGGCACCGAAGACGTCGGACCGGGTGAAGCCGTTCTCGTCCTGCTGGCCGCTGGTACCGGGGCGCTGGAACTGACCCGTGTCCTGTCGGCCGTTCGTGCCCGGACGCTGGAACTGGCCGGCATCCTGCCGTCCGCCCGGACCCGTCTGGGGGTTGCCCACGGCCGGGAACTGGCTCGTGCTCTGGAGACCGTTCGCGACGGGACGGCCGAAGTCGGCGGGGCCCGCCGGGCTCTGGCGGTCGTCGCTGCGCGGGATCGCCGGTATCTCGGCGGTGGCGCCGGGACCCTGCCGGTCGTCGAAGCGCGGGATGCGCGACGTCTGAGCGACGTCCGGCTCCTCGTGACCGCGCGGGGCGTCCAGCGGGCTGCGCGGGACCGGAGGCTGGGCGTTCTCGTCGCCCCAGCTGGTCACCCGCGGCTGCGGGTTGCCGCCCGGCAGCTCGGCGCGCGGACCACCGCGCGGCGGCAGCTGCGGCTGACGGCCGCGGCCGCCCTGATCGGCCTTGTTGCCCCGCTGCGGCGTCTGACGTCCGCCGAACATGTCCACACCCTGGGAGGCCGTACCGGCCGCCTGGAGACCCTGCGGCGCGCCCGGCGCCTGGCCGCCGAAGCCGGAACCCGCACCGGCCGGAGCCGGTCGGCCCTGCTGGGGGGAGGCCGGAGGCTGCTGCGGTCCGCGCGGCGGCTGACCACCGGGACGGCCACCGCCGTCACGGCCGGGCAGCGCGGCCCGGGGGCCCTGACCGGCGGCGAGCCGGCCACCGGCGCCGGGACCGGAGCCGAGGGCACCGCCCTGCGAACCGTTCTGCGAGCCGTTCTGGCGACGCGCGGCGGCGACGCCCGCGGCGGCCTGCGCGGCGGCGGGACCGCCCGCGACGCTGCTCTGGCCGGGCTTGGGCTGAGGCTTCTTGCCGCCCTGGGCGACGTCCACCGGCAGCATGACCAGCGCGGTCGTGCCACCGGAGTCGGAGGGACGCAGCTGGATGCGGATGCCGTGCCGCTGCGACAGACGACCGACCACGAACAGACCCATGCGTCGGGAGACCGACACGTCCACGGTGGGCGGCGAGGCGAGCCGCTCGTTGATCGCGGCGAGGTCCTCGGGGGAGAGGCCGATACCGGTGTCGTGGATCTCGATCAGGACGCGGCCGTCGGGCAGCGCGTGACCGGTGACCTTGACCTTGGTCTGCGGGGAGGAGAACGAGGTGGCGTTCTCGAGCAGCTCGGCGAGGAGGTGCACGAGGTCGTTGACGACCCGGCCGGCCACTTCGGTGGTCGGCACGGAGGCCAGTTCGATGCGCTCGTACTGCTCCACCTCGGACGCGGCGGCACGCAGCACGTCGACCAGCGGGACCGGACGGGTCCAGCGACGGCCGGGCTCCTCACCCGCGAGGACGAGGAGGTTCTCACCGTTACGGCGCATGCGGGTCGCGAGGTGGTCGAGCTTGAAGAGCGAGGACAGCTGGTCCGGGTCGGCCTCGCGGGACTCCAGTTCGGAGATCAGCGACAGCTGGCGCTGGATCAGACCCTGGGAGCGGCGCGAGAGGTTGGTGAACATCGCGTTGACGTTGCCCCGCAGCAGGGCCTGCTCGGCGGCGAGGCGGACCGCCTCGCGGTGCACGTCGTCGAAGGCCGCGGCCACCTGGCCGATCTCGTCCCGGGAGTGCACACCGACCGACTCCACGGACGTGTCGACGTCCTGCGGGTCGGACTCGGACAGCTGCTTGACCAGCTCGGGCAGCCGGTCCTGGGCGACCTTGGTGGCGGTCTCCTGGAGGCGGCGCAGCGAACGGATCATGGACCGGGCGACGACGAACGCGCCGACCAGCGAGACACCGAGCACGAGCAGGATGAGCGCACCGGAGATGATCGCCTCGCGCTCCGACTCGGCGCGCAGCTCACGCGCCTTCTGCTCCATGTCCTCGAGCAGCGTGAGCTCGATGTTGTTCATCTGCTTGATCTTGGTGGAGCTGGCGTCGATCCAGTCCTGGTACGACTGCTTGTCCAGCGACTCCAGGCCGTTGGGCGAGCTGAGCGCCCGGTTGGCGTAGGTGTCGGCGTCCTCGATGACCGGGTTGCCCAGCTCGACCGGCTTCAGCAGCTCCTCCGCGTCGCCGTTGCCGTAGATGCTGCGGAAACTCGCGAGCTCGGACTCCTGGTTCTCGAGCGCGGCCTCGGCGTACTGCCGGTCGTTCTCGGAGAGGTCGCCGTAGACGGTGTTGCTCACCGGCAGCGCCGCCGCGAGCACGGCGCGCTGGACTGAGGCGTACTCCTTGGCGGAGGAGAAGGCGGCCAGCGCACGCGTGCGCTGGATCATCTCCGGGTTGCTCGTGGCCTGCGCCATGTCCTGCGAGAGGTCGAGCAGGCTGGTGATGAGGCGGTGGTAGGCCTCCACCGTCTGGGTGGAGTTGTCCTTCTCCGCGTAGGCCGTCGTACGGACCTTGGCGAGGTTGCCCAGGTCGCTCAGCAGGCCGACGAGGCTGTCCCGGACGCCCTGGAGGTTGCCGTCCGCGGTGGCGCCGTCGATCTCCTCCGACGAGTCCTGGAAGGCGCTCAGCGCGCGGTCCGTCTTCTCGCGGAAACCCTTGATACCGGGGTCGGTCGCCTTGCCGTTGTGTGCCAGCGGGCCGGCCGAGCGGTCGCGCTCGTCCTGGAGCGCGACGGCCAGGTCGGTGGCCTGCTTCGTCATGTCCGTCAGCAGCTTCATGTTGTCGAGCTGCTGGATGTCGTCCATCGACTGGTTGATGCGCAGCGCGCCCAGCGAGGTGGCCGCGACCACGGGCAGGGTCAGCAGCGCCACCAGACGCGTGGAGATGCGCCAGTTGCGCAGCGCCACCCGGGGGCCGGGGCCGCTGGGGCCGGTCGGTGGCTTCGTCGGAGCCGGGGGAGGAGAACTCGGTGACGCGGACGCACCGGGACGCCCGGAGCGCTCACCGCCGTCGCCGGACGGATTGGGGCCCGGGTTCTGGGCGTGCTGGGGCGAGGAGCCGACTGCCATCGGGCCAGTCCCGCCGTGCGGCTCCGGCTCGGCCGAAGCGCTGCCATCCCTCTTGAAACGTCCCTGCACTAGCGTCGCAACCTCTGGACCAGGCGCCCCTCCGCGTGAACGGAAGGACGGTGTCGGCGTGTTGAGGGGCGTCCTGAATACGCCCCCCAATTGGTCGTGAGTAACCGGCGCTGGCTCCCCCTGTCTCGCCGCCACCGGGCGCGCTGAGCGCCCTCTGTGCGCCGGCTCGATCCCGCGGCGGTCCGAGGAATTCCAGCACAGTGCAGGATCTCCAACAAGGCCCGTTGGCCAGGCTGTGACATCCGTGACACGACGTGAGGGTCAAGTTACGGGATGTAGAAACCGATCCCATATAAGGCGGACATAAGGGGGTGAAGGGGTGGCGGTCGACCCGTGTCCCAGTCGCCATGATCAGGAGCGGAATGAGCGCTTCAGGTGGCCTATGTCCGTTTCGTAATGGTCATCCGACAGTCGGAAATGACCGCTTTGCCCAGTGATTCGTGAGCAAACTCACACGCTGATCATGCGACCTTCACGTCTTCACCGGGAATCGCGTGTTTAGCCTGACGCTTTACAGGGATGGCACATCCGACAAACCGCGTCTGTGCGGAGGCCCTTGAGGGTTTCCCGGACGCCCGAAACGACAGGGTCACGTACAACAGTGAAGACGACGACGATGTTCCACAAGATCGCCAACCCTCGGCGTACGACCCTGGCGCACCTCACGGACGCCGACGAACTCCAGCTCCCGGAGCAGCAGGAGCACTCCGTCGAACTTCCCGCCCAGACTGCGAACCCCAAGCGCACCATCCTCATGGAGGTGCCGGTGGCAGCCTCCGTCGCGGAGTAGATCTTCACGCGGAGATACGGGCACCGGCCGCCGAATGCTCAAGGCGGCCACCCACGGATGTCAAGGGCGTCCCCGGCCGGGGGCGCCCTTCCGCGTTAGCCTGGGGCGTCACACTCCAGCCAGCTCAGTCAAGGGGCCAACCAACCCGTGCGCATCGCCAGGTTCTCCATCGACGGGAACGTCGCCTTCGGCGCGGTCGAGGGCGACAAGCCGGACGAGCTCGTCCTCGACATCATCAAGGGCATCCCGTTCACGGACTTCGAGCTCTCCGGCACCAAGGTGCCGCTGAGCAAGGTCCGGCTGCTCCCGCCCGTCCTGCCCAACAAGGTCGTGGCCTTCGGCCGCAACTACGCCGAACACGCGCGCGAGCTGGGCAACGAGGTGCCGGACGCCCCGTTCGCCTTCTTCAAGCCGTCCACCTCGGTGATCGGCCCCGGCGACGCCATCCAGTACCCGGCCTTCTCCGAGGAGGTCCATCACGAGGCCGAGCTCGCCGTGGTCATCGGCCGGCTCTGCCGCGAGGTCCCCCGCGAGC
The sequence above is a segment of the Streptomyces asoensis genome. Coding sequences within it:
- a CDS encoding roadblock/LC7 domain-containing protein; the encoded protein is MSQAAQNLNWLITNFVDNTPGVSHTVVVSADGLLLAMSEGFPRDRADQLAAVASGLTSLTAGASRIFEGGSVAQTVVEMERGFLFLMSVSDGSSLAVLAHPECDIGLVGYEMTLLVDRAGAVLTPDLRAELQGSLLH
- a CDS encoding DUF742 domain-containing protein, encoding MTPPTAHHDPYAEPYGDEGDQPLVRPYAMTGGRTRPRYQLAIEALISTTADPAALMGLLPEHQRICHLCREVKSVAEVSALLAMPLGVARILVADLAEAGLVAIHQPGGDENNGGAPDVTLLERVLSGLRKL
- a CDS encoding sensor histidine kinase, whose product is MQGRFKRDGSASAEPEPHGGTGPMAVGSSPQHAQNPGPNPSGDGGERSGRPGASASPSSPPPAPTKPPTGPSGPGPRVALRNWRISTRLVALLTLPVVAATSLGALRINQSMDDIQQLDNMKLLTDMTKQATDLAVALQDERDRSAGPLAHNGKATDPGIKGFREKTDRALSAFQDSSEEIDGATADGNLQGVRDSLVGLLSDLGNLAKVRTTAYAEKDNSTQTVEAYHRLITSLLDLSQDMAQATSNPEMIQRTRALAAFSSAKEYASVQRAVLAAALPVSNTVYGDLSENDRQYAEAALENQESELASFRSIYGNGDAEELLKPVELGNPVIEDADTYANRALSSPNGLESLDKQSYQDWIDASSTKIKQMNNIELTLLEDMEQKARELRAESEREAIISGALILLVLGVSLVGAFVVARSMIRSLRRLQETATKVAQDRLPELVKQLSESDPQDVDTSVESVGVHSRDEIGQVAAAFDDVHREAVRLAAEQALLRGNVNAMFTNLSRRSQGLIQRQLSLISELESREADPDQLSSLFKLDHLATRMRRNGENLLVLAGEEPGRRWTRPVPLVDVLRAAASEVEQYERIELASVPTTEVAGRVVNDLVHLLAELLENATSFSSPQTKVKVTGHALPDGRVLIEIHDTGIGLSPEDLAAINERLASPPTVDVSVSRRMGLFVVGRLSQRHGIRIQLRPSDSGGTTALVMLPVDVAQGGKKPQPKPGQSSVAGGPAAAQAAAGVAAARRQNGSQNGSQGGALGSGPGAGGRLAAGQGPRAALPGRDGGGRPGGQPPRGPQQPPASPQQGRPAPAGAGSGFGGQAPGAPQGLQAAGTASQGVDMFGGRQTPQRGNKADQGGRGRQPQLPPRGGPRAELPGGNPQPRVTSWGDENAQPPVPRSPLDAPRGHEEPDVAQTSRIPRFDDRQGPGATAEIPAIPRSDDRQSPAGPADFGRPVANGLQSTSQFPAVGNPQTGPGGRQDAGQFQRPGTNGRQDTGQFQRPGTSGQQDENGFTRSDVFGAPGGQNTPAAPNQFAPQAYDNGSTGQFAAPGYDGSSTGQHSLPGRQDPSSTGQFAAPQSGGYGTPAQPTGPQRPVGRPEPEALPPAGPGDGRTPLYDTLETNWFHGQQAGGAAQAPQQQQHQEPQAPAAPQRPAAANASWRTSPNDELVRQAERVRQPAAGGVTTSGLPRRVPRANLVPGTAQQQQHQPGPQVSRAPDDVRGRLTNLRRGIAQGRQAGNGQTGSFPSPTHQQER